Proteins encoded by one window of Arachis ipaensis cultivar K30076 chromosome B04, Araip1.1, whole genome shotgun sequence:
- the LOC107637307 gene encoding LRR receptor-like serine/threonine-protein kinase ERL2 — MQCGSAGDGYRDVQFVLRKKQWLMGPEEDGGNRMGPEEDGGNKILVRRVLHVLALNPMIGNVTVKCIESERHALLALKHGFHLNNNAWLSSWGHGDNQKECCNWEHIQCSNETGHVLKLDLHVSDHIVRAGSITTALAELHHLNYLDLSYISFNLTPSIAIFVASLTHLRYLNLSHSGFQGKVPHQFGNLLFLEYLDLAYNSLFAEIPPQISNLTNLLYLHLGSNSFHGNIPPQFGSLLSLKYLDLSENVEDIRDKFLTLTAASGDVGLRPKIELWQKTARRGMEFALISAIYAMRLRRRWISRLLHVLALNPMIGNVTVKCIESERHALLALKHGFHLNNNAWLSSWGHGDNQKECCNWEHIQCSNETGHVLKLDLHVSDHIVRAGSITTALAELHHLNYLDLSYISFNLTPSIAIFVASLTHLRYLNLSHSGFQGKVPHQFGNLLFLEYLDLAYNSLFAEIPPQISNLTNLLYLHLGSNSFHGNIPPQFGSLLSLKYLDLSENDFNGTIPENFGNLYDVSILETFFLPLLSSRGTCKERY; from the exons ATGCAATGCGGCTCCGCCGGAGATGGATATCGCGATGTACAATTTGTTTTGAGGAAAAAACAATGGCTCATGGGACCGGAAGAGGATGGAGGAAATAGAATGGGACCGGAAGAGGATGGAGGAAATAAGATCTTGGTACGGAGAG TGTTACATGTACTTGCATTAAACCCCATGATTGGCAACGTTACTGTGAAGTGCATAGAGAGTGAAAGGCATGCACTACTTGCTTTGAAACACGGTTTTCATCTCAACAACAATGCTTGGCTTTCTTCTTGGGGACACGGAGACAATCAAAAAGAGTGTTGTAACTGGGAACACATCCAGTGTAGCAATGAAACAGGCCATGTTTTGAAGCTTGATCTTCATGTTTCTGATCATATTGTAAGAGCTGGCTCCATTACTACAGCACTGGCTGAGTTGCATCATTTGAACTATTTGGATCTTAGTTACATTTCTTTCAATCTCACCCCATCAATTGCTATCTTTGTTGCCTCTTTAACCCATTTGAGATACCTCAATCTTTCACACTCTGGCTTCCAAGGAAAAGTACCCCATCAGTTTGGGAACTTGCTCTTCTTGGAATATCTTGATCTCGCATATAATAGCCTCTTTGCAGAAATCCCTCCTCAAATTTCAAACCTCACTAATTTATTGTACCTTCATTTGGGATCCAATTCTTTTCATGGGAACATTCCTCCACAATTTGGAAGTCTCTTATCCTTGAAATATTTGGATTTGAGTGAAAATGTA GAAGATATCCGAGACAAATTTCTTACGTTGACGGCGGCGAGTGGTGATGTTGGTCTGAGACCCAAAATCGAGCTCTGGCAGAAAACCGCAAGAAGAGGAATGGAGTTTGCCTTGATTTCTGCAATTTATGCAATGCGGCTCCGCCGGAGATGGATATCGCGAT TGTTACATGTACTTGCATTAAACCCCATGATTGGCAACGTTACTGTGAAGTGCATAGAGAGTGAAAGGCATGCACTACTTGCTTTGAAACACGGTTTTCATCTCAACAACAATGCTTGGCTTTCTTCTTGGGGACACGGAGACAATCAAAAAGAGTGTTGTAACTGGGAACACATCCAGTGTAGCAATGAAACAGGCCATGTTTTGAAGCTTGATCTTCATGTTTCTGATCATATTGTAAGAGCTGGCTCCATTACTACAGCACTGGCTGAGTTGCATCATTTGAACTATTTGGATCTTAGTTACATTTCTTTCAATCTCACCCCATCAATTGCTATCTTTGTTGCCTCTTTAACCCATTTGAGATACCTCAATCTTTCACACTCTGGCTTCCAAGGAAAAGTACCCCATCAgtttggcaacttgctcttcttgGAATATCTTGATCTCGCATATAATAGCCTCTTTGCAGAAATCCCTCCTCAAATTTCAAACCTCACTAATTTATTGTACCTTCATTTGGGATCCAATTCTTTTCATGGGAACATTCCTCCACAATTTGGAAGTCTCTTATCCTTGAAATATTTGGATTTGAGTGAAAATGATTTCAATGGAACTATTCCAGaaaattttggaaatctttatgatg TTTCAATTTTGGAAACcttttttctcccccttttgtcatcaaggggcacctgcaaaGAAAGGTATTGA
- the LOC107637308 gene encoding probable inactive leucine-rich repeat receptor kinase XIAO, whose protein sequence is MPPQLGNLLSLEHLNLSANAFTGTIPSQFKNLSRLQHLDLHPMYYAWDKTMSLSSDLQWLSELSTMRYLSLPWMNLSGASNWQQQVSSLSHLQYLDLHGCNLVDSVLTSSLASPSNFSTSLSYVDISNNSPRDASLIFPWLMNSTGSLVTLRMNNNGLTGTIPKTFGDNLSSLEELNLANNELKGQIPVSLFHSCNLVEIHLSKNHLTGEFHEYIREFSPCAHKPLQILDLGWNEITGMVPDLSQLSSLKVLRLDNNRLSGTIHEGIGQLSNLSDLSLGNNLLHGLISEAHFSRLSNLYTLDLSHNAFVFNVSVDWVPPFNLSVVNLASCNLGPNFPKWLQTQVYIWDLDISYAGISSTVPNWFWEPLPQMLNLNISHNRLRGKIESQILPAIVSLEGLSVDLSFNLFEGPIPAFLSTAEHVFLSNNRFSIANPLLCANSSKYTRFMDLSNNNLRGELSDCWRSSELLVVLDLSNNQFYGNMPKSLGSLTNIQSIHFEGNDFSGEIPSSLHNCTQLQVFDVAGNNLSGTIPSWIGDNIPKLLVLSLHSNHFHGNIPLSMCNLHELHVLDLSLNILSGNIPKCISNLSAMATLANSNATITDDYHNNVITTDVHNGSTYGPEVSIIYNDSTSLIWKGKMSKYGSTLGLLRSIDFSSNRLTGKIPTEMMSLIGLVSLNLSRNLFSGEIPPTIGQLKSIDFLDLSRNHLSGTIPSQLAQIDRLSVLDLSYNDLSGEIPLGTQLQTRDASDYAGNPKLCGAPLNNTCPIHGHQISEHDADGDDDEQFVSEGFYIAMAAGFVMAFWGVCFSLILKKSWRYAYFKLLSDVYDKLYVFTAIKVAKLKRIRSQI, encoded by the coding sequence ATGCCACCCCAACTTGGAAATCTCTTATCCTTGGAACATCTTAATCTAAGTGCAAATGCATTCACCGGAACCATTCCTAGTCAATTCAAAAACCTTTCTCGTTTACAGCATCTTGACCTCCATCCTATGTATTATGCCTGGGACAAAACCATGTCATTAAGTTCTGATTTACAATGGCTATCTGAGCTTTCAACCATGAGGTATCTTTCACTTCCTTGGATGAATCTAAGTGGTGCCAGCAATTGGCAACAACAAGTGAGTAGCCTTTCTCATCTTCAATATTTAGACTTGCATGGTTGCAATCTTGTTGATTCGGTGCTCACTTCATCACTTGCATCCCCTTCTAATTTCTCCACTTCTCTGTCATATGTGGATATCTCTAACAACTCTCCAAGGGATGCATCCTTGATATTCCCCTGGTTAATGAATTCCACTGGTAGCCTTGTTACTCTCAGAATGAATAATAATGGTTTAACAGGAACCATTCCAAAAACATTCGGGGACAACTTGAGCTCCCTTGAGGAGTTAAATCTTGCAAATAATGAGCTCAAAGGCCAAATACCTGTATCCTTGTTTCATAGTTGCAATTTGGTAGAAATACACCTATCGAAGAACCACTTGACAGGGGAGTTTCATGAATATATTCGAGAGTTTTCTCCTTGTGCTCATAAACCCTTACAAATCTTGGATCTGGGATGGAATGAAATTACGGGGATGGTCCCTGACCTCTCACAGCTTTCATCTTTGAAAGTGTTACGACTTGATAACAACAGGTTAAGTGGAACCATTCATGAAGGTATTGGACAACTATCCAATTTAAGTGACTTAAGCCTTGGAAATAATTTGTTGCATGGTTTGATATCTGAAGCTCATTTCTCAAGACTTTCCAATCTTTACACTTTGGATTTGTCTCATAATGCATTTGTTTTTAATGTTAGCGTCGATTGGGTTCCCCCTTTCAATTTAAGTGTCGTTAACTTGGCTTCTTGCAATTTGGGGCCTAACTTTCCAAAATGGCTTCAGACCCAGGTTTATATTTGGGATTTGGATATTTCCTATGCTGGAATTTCTAGCACTGTTCCTAATTGGTTTTGGGAACCCCTTCCTCAGATGTTGAATTTGAATATTTCTCACAACCGTCTTCGAGGAAAAATTGAAAGCCAAATTCTACCAGCTATTGTTTCTCTCGAAGGTCTTTCAGTTGATTTGAGCTTCAATTTATTTGAAGGCCCAATTCCAGCATTCCTTTCAACTGCTGAACATGTTTTCTTGTCCAATAACAGATTTTCAATTGCAAATCCTCTTCTATGTGCAAACTCATCCAAATACACGAGATTTATGGATTTGTCAAACAACAACCTTAGAGGAGAACTTTCCGATTGTTGGAGGAGTTCTGAGTTATTGGTCGTCCTAGATTTATCCAATAATCAGTTTTATGGAAATATGCCAAAATCTTTGGGGTCTTTAACAAATATCCAGTCAATACACTTTGAAGGCAATGATTTTTCAGGAGAGATACCATCATCCTTGCATAATTGCACACAACTACAAGTTTTTGATGTTGCAGGTAATAACTTGTCAGGAACAATACCAAGCTGGATTGGAGATAATATTCCAAAGCTACTTGTACTTAGCTTACATTCCAATCATTTTCATGGTAACATTCCATTAAGCATGTGCAATCTTCATGAACTCCATGTCTTGGACCTTTCTCTCAATATTCTCTCTGGCAATATACCTAAATGCATAAGTAATCTTTCTGCTATGGCCACTCTAGCAAATTCAAATGCAACCATTACCGATGACTATCATAATAATGTTATCACGACTGACGTGCATAACGGTTCTACCTATGGACCCGAAGTTTCCATAATTTATAATGATAGCACATCACTCATATGGAAAGGAAAAATGTCAAAATATGGAAGCACCCTGGGATTGTTGAGAAGTATTGATTTCTCCAGCAACAGGTTAACAGGGAAAATACCAACTGAGATGATGAGTCTTATTGGCTTGGTTTCTTTAAATCTTTCAAGAAACTTGTTCAGTGGAGAAATTCCTCCAACTATTGGACAGCTGAAGTCAATAGATTTTCTTGATCTATCCAGAAATCATTTGTCAGGAACAATTCCTTCACAGCTTGCTCAGATTGACCGTCTCAGTGTTCTTGACTTGTCATACAATGATTTATCTGGAGAAATCCCACTTGGCACGCAACTTCAAACTAGGGATGCTTCTGATTATGCAGGAAATCCAAAACTTTGTGGTGCTCCCCTCAACAATACTTGTCCCATTCATGGTCACCAGATCAGTGAACATGAtgctgatggtgatgatgatgaacaaTTTGTAAGCGAGGGGTTCTACATTGCTATGGCTGCTGGATTTGTTATGGCATTTTGGGGAGTTTGCTTCTCATTGATTTTGAAGAAATCTTGGAGATATGCTTATTTCAAGTTGTTGAGTGATGTCTATGACAAGCTCTATGTATTTACAGCGATCAAGGTGGCCAAGCTGAAAAGGATCAGATCTCAAATATGA